The following proteins are encoded in a genomic region of Candidatus Zixiibacteriota bacterium:
- a CDS encoding heavy-metal-associated domain-containing protein, whose protein sequence is MINRITLLTLVLALSTLAIACGGGKNFSLTEEPGTEIRIYEVFGMDCPGCHVGVEKLVNRVDGVVTSVANWTKKQIAIKVRSSDNVSDEAIFDAIKEANFTPGKRLD, encoded by the coding sequence ATGATCAATCGAATAACCCTTCTAACTCTTGTTCTTGCCTTGTCCACACTCGCAATCGCCTGCGGCGGTGGTAAGAACTTCAGCCTCACCGAGGAACCGGGAACGGAGATTCGTATCTACGAAGTCTTCGGCATGGACTGTCCCGGCTGTCATGTCGGTGTTGAAAAACTGGTCAATCGGGTTGATGGTGTCGTGACCTCCGTGGCCAACTGGACGAAGAAACAAATTGCCATCAAGGTGCGCTCGTCGGATAACGTTTCCGACGAGGCTATCTTCGACGCCATTAAAGAAGCCAACTTTACCCCCGGAAAACGTCTCGACTGA
- a CDS encoding transporter has protein sequence MLKKTLLIFVALSLSLATVPDLTAGGISADAGLTPAHDKWMFRTQARLNRLKNAPDQMTREMDMYMFPLVIAYGVRSDLTVMIRQPLMRMNMTMAGNTTHTTGFGDLMLMTKYRAVRRNTPTYTFGVAPLLGIKLPTGEDDISANATSLKTGLFVSGRIQPWASELNFTYTLNGLTGDDDREEYQVLEFVGAFARQFSLTEDGRRAIAPVVELSYEHATATEIDNVEQPNSGGSLLRVAPGAKLTISGVVFESLLWIPVWEDLNGNQLEYDIGGLIGLRVML, from the coding sequence ATGCTTAAAAAGACACTTCTGATATTTGTGGCCCTGAGTCTATCCCTGGCTACTGTACCGGACTTGACGGCCGGAGGCATTAGTGCCGATGCCGGTCTCACACCGGCGCACGACAAGTGGATGTTTCGCACGCAAGCGCGCTTGAACAGATTGAAGAACGCGCCCGACCAGATGACCCGCGAGATGGACATGTACATGTTCCCGCTGGTGATCGCCTACGGCGTCCGCTCGGATCTGACCGTGATGATCCGTCAGCCGCTTATGCGTATGAACATGACTATGGCCGGCAACACCACTCACACCACCGGGTTTGGCGACCTGATGCTTATGACCAAGTACCGCGCCGTCCGGCGCAACACCCCGACCTATACCTTCGGCGTCGCACCACTGCTTGGCATCAAGCTCCCCACCGGCGAAGATGACATCTCCGCGAACGCAACTTCGCTCAAAACCGGGTTGTTCGTCTCGGGCCGCATTCAACCGTGGGCGTCCGAGTTGAATTTTACTTATACACTCAACGGTCTGACCGGCGACGACGACCGCGAGGAGTACCAGGTTCTCGAATTCGTGGGCGCTTTTGCTCGTCAGTTCAGTCTCACCGAGGACGGACGCAGAGCGATCGCGCCGGTGGTCGAGCTGTCGTATGAACATGCTACCGCCACAGAGATCGATAATGTTGAACAGCCTAACAGCGGTGGATCGTTGCTCCGGGTCGCACCGGGCGCGAAGTTAACAATCTCAGGGGTCGTCTTTGAGTCACTGTTGTGGATTCCGGTCTGGGAAGATTTGAACGGCAACCAACTCGAGTACGACATCGGCGGCCTGATCGGCCTGCGCGTGATGCTGTAA